One Acropora palmata chromosome 2, jaAcrPala1.3, whole genome shotgun sequence genomic window carries:
- the LOC141867621 gene encoding uncharacterized protein LOC141867621 yields the protein MLCGPVTMKDTSYDPSLWCKSTSGSEVMYNACSTLGKERDTSSWDTEIKQRISRSAREGQARIPTTTKVTNQDRFNGSGNSNTPKGDFSTEIKETEIERPQFHITIGKPIRRITPCNVDSFPLWPNPGTMNNGNERRASDGVLASSLSSSRRNIAVFSTLTEEFCNNDSATGLKEADRYDTGVSSVNGRRFSDGCFRNVPIYNGNKKVSVVLPQPRRSASEELYSGREARDLEFADSSQKEEDDHWKELVAKAKGFKPSKAPFTNKSRGEDFGDIEVKISRSMAEVEDVCSDMSSEASFSSNSSLSENDNADSSLQTVKPISGELGNYRSESLTNASSNTAKTSRRVSMQPSFGSNLRGTHPRRASVATSNPERSCDPKKSTKLSGYSTQSALEQARQLLGRLQSEGKSKTKKERLEELSTALKWILEELNRIETPDRELVSLFISLRAKIVNLKTDLKAEEFYATPIDPTEEIESVSVMQNLAIDDGIENARSRRFSWC from the coding sequence ATGTTGTGCGGGCCGGTGACCATGAAAGACACAAGTTACGATCCGTCGCTGTGGTGTAAAAGTACCTCAGGCAGTGAAGTGATGTACAACGCGTGCAGTACGCTAGGCAAAGAACGTGATACAAGCAGCTGGGATACTGAAATCAAGCAGCGAATTTCGCGATCAGCGCGCGAGGGTCAAGCCAGAATTCCCACCACAACAAAAGTCACAAATCAAGATCGATTTAATGGTAGCGGTAATTCAAATACGCCAAAGGGTGATTTCAGCACGGAAATAAAGGAGACAGAAATTGAAAGACCCCAATTTCACATTACAATAGGAAAACCGATACGCCGCATTACTCCATGTAATGTCGATTCGTTTCCTCTTTGGCCAAATCCCGGAACCATGAATAACGGTAATGAACGGCGTGCATCGGATGGAGTTCTTGCCTCTTCGTTGTCGTCCTCTAGGAGAAACATTGCAGTATTTAGCACTTTAACAGAGGAGTTCTGCAACAACGATAGCGCGACAGGATTGAAGGAAGCAGACCGTTACGACACTGGGGTTTCTTCGGTTAATGGACGCCGATTTTCCGATGGTTGCTTTCGCAATGTTCCGATTTACAATGGTAACAAGAAGGTCAGTGTTGTTCTGCCGCAGCCACGAAGAAGCGCCAGTGAAGAACTTTACAGCGGCAGAGAAGCAAGAGATTTGGAATTTGCCGATAGCAGCCAAAAGGAAGAAGACGATCACTGGAAGGAACTTGTCGCAAAAGCGAAAGGTTTCAAGCCTTCTAAGGCACCTTTTACGAATAAATCAAGAGGGGAGGATTTCGGAGAtattgaagtgaaaataagtCGTTCCATGGCAGAAGTTGAAGATGTTTGTAGTGATATGAGCAGCGAAGCTTCTTTCTCGTCGAACAGCTCGTTGTCAGAAAATGATAACGCAGACAGCAGCTTGCAAACTGTTAAGCCGATATCTGGCGAATTAGGAAATTATAGGAGTGAAAGCCTGACAAATGCTTCATCAAACACTGCCAAGACCAGTCGCCGAGTTTCGATGCAGCCTTCATTCGGCTCTAACTTGCGAGGCACGCACCCTCGTCGAGCTTCAGTGGCGACATCTAATCCTGAGCGTTCGTGCGACCCTAAGAAATCGACAAAACTCTCGGGCTACAGCACTCAAAGCGCTCTGGAACAAGCGAGGCAATTGCTCGGGAGGCTTCAATCGGAGGGAAAGAGTAAAACTAAGAAAGAGAGATTGGAAGAATTGAGCACAGCACTTAAGTGGATTTTAGAAGAACTTAATCGCATTGAAACCCCAGATAGAGAACTTGTTAGTTTGTTTATAAGCTTGCGTGCAAAAATTGTCAACTTGAAGACTGATTTGAAGGCGGAAGAATTTTATGCAACCCCCATTGACCCAactgaagaaattgaaagcgTTTCGGTAATGCAAAATCTAGCGATCGACGATGGTATTGAAAATGCTAGATCTAGACGCTTCAGCTGGTGttga